From Gallus gallus isolate bGalGal1 chromosome 14, bGalGal1.mat.broiler.GRCg7b, whole genome shotgun sequence, one genomic window encodes:
- the SBK1 gene encoding serine/threonine-protein kinase SBK1 isoform X3, protein MSAGSIEQEPSRKLACCGVPLITEDMQSLAIRTLSGTDINKHYDLIRELGKGTYGKVDLVSHKSTGTKMALKFVNKSKTKLKNFLREFSITNTLSSSPFIIKVFDVVFETEDCYVFAQEYAPGGDLFDIIPPQVGLPEDMVKRCVQQLGLALDYMHSKSLVHRDIKPENVLLFDRDCRRVKLADFGMTRKVGCRVKRISGTIPYTAPEVCQAGRAEGFAVDTSIDVWAFGVLIFCVLTGNFPWEAAAASDTFFEEFVRWQKGRLAGLPSQWRRFTDSALRMFQRLLALDPEKRCPVKEVFYFIKYDLMAEVRRRPSYRSRKHAGDKLPAGPHRHEPTASCTPTPLKRTILTDGPGTRLNGPEPSAASSGPAGRTDGRQDKGKGQMVLATAIEICV, encoded by the exons ATGAGTGCCGGATCGATCGAGCAGGAGCCGTCGCGCAAGCTGGCGTGCTGCGGGGTGCCGCTCATCACCGAAGACATGCAGTCGTTGGCCATCCGCACCCTCTCGGGCACCGACATCAACAAACACTACGACCTCATCCGCGAGCTCGGCAAGGGCACCTACGGCAAGGTGGACCTGGTGTCCCACAAAAGCACAG GCACCAAGATGGCCCTGAAGTTCGTCAACAAGAGCAAGACGAAGCTGAAGAACTTCCTGCGGGAGTTCAGCATCACCAACACGCTCTCCTCCAGCCCCTTCATCATCAAGGTCTTCGACGTGGTCTTCGAGACAGAGGACTGCTACGTCTTTGCTCAGGAGTATGCCCCAGGAGGGGACCTCTTCGACATCATCCCCCCACAG GTGGGGCTCCCCGAGGACATGGTGAAGCGCTGCGTGCAGCAGCTGGGCCTGGCGCTGGACTACATGCACAGCAAGAGCCTGGTGCACCGGGACATCAAACCGGAGAACGTGCTGCTCTTCGACCGCGACTGCCGCCGCGTCAAACTGGCCGACTTCGGCATGACCCGCAAGGTGGGCTGCCGGGTGAAGCGCATCAGCGGCACCATCCCCTACACGGCGCCCGAGGTGTGCCAGGCCGGCCGCGCAGAGGGCTTCGCCGTGGACACCAGCATCGACGTCTGGGCCTTCGGGGTGCTCATCTTCTGCGTCCTCACCGGGAACTTCCCCTGGGAGGCGGCGGCCGCCTCCGACACCTTCTTCGAGGAGTTCGTGCGGTGGCAGAAGGGCCGCCTGGCGGGGCTGCCCTCGCAGTGGCGGCGCTTCACGGACAGCGCGCTGCGCATGTTCCAGCGCCTGCTGGCCCTCGACCCCGAGAAGCGCTGCCCCGTCAAGGAGGTCTTCTACTTCATCAAGTACGACCTGATGGCCGAGGTGCGCCGCCGGCCCTCCTACCGCTCCCGCAAGCACGCCGGGGACAAGCTGCCCGCCGGGCCGCACCGCCACGAGCCCACCGCCTCCTGCACGCCCACCCCGCTCAAGAGGACCATCCTGACCGACGGCCCCGGCACGCGGCTCAACGGCCCCGAGCCCAGCGCGGCCTCGTCCGGCCCGGCCGGCAGGACAGACGGACGGCAGGACAAGGGCAAGGGGCAGATGGTGCTGGCCACAGCGATAGAGATCTGTGTCTGA
- the SBK1 gene encoding serine/threonine-protein kinase SBK1 isoform X1 — translation MGGAALPYRGATGGGNRRRRRRRRRSSLRFRSSRERRDEPGGAAPRWGLTAAIRHRARLRAAPAMSAGSIEQEPSRKLACCGVPLITEDMQSLAIRTLSGTDINKHYDLIRELGKGTYGKVDLVSHKSTGTKMALKFVNKSKTKLKNFLREFSITNTLSSSPFIIKVFDVVFETEDCYVFAQEYAPGGDLFDIIPPQVGLPEDMVKRCVQQLGLALDYMHSKSLVHRDIKPENVLLFDRDCRRVKLADFGMTRKVGCRVKRISGTIPYTAPEVCQAGRAEGFAVDTSIDVWAFGVLIFCVLTGNFPWEAAAASDTFFEEFVRWQKGRLAGLPSQWRRFTDSALRMFQRLLALDPEKRCPVKEVFYFIKYDLMAEVRRRPSYRSRKHAGDKLPAGPHRHEPTASCTPTPLKRTILTDGPGTRLNGPEPSAASSGPAGRTDGRQDKGKGQMVLATAIEICV, via the exons ATGGGCGGAGCGGCTCTGCCCTACCGGGGGGCTACGGGGGGGGGgaaccgccgccgccgccgccgccgccgccgctcctcTCTCCGGTTCCGTTCCTCCCGGGAGCGGCGGGATGAACCCGGCGGAGCGGCCCCGCGCTGGGGGCTGACGGCCGCCATCCGCCACCGAGCCCGGCTCCGTGCTGCCCCCG CCATGAGTGCCGGATCGATCGAGCAGGAGCCGTCGCGCAAGCTGGCGTGCTGCGGGGTGCCGCTCATCACCGAAGACATGCAGTCGTTGGCCATCCGCACCCTCTCGGGCACCGACATCAACAAACACTACGACCTCATCCGCGAGCTCGGCAAGGGCACCTACGGCAAGGTGGACCTGGTGTCCCACAAAAGCACAG GCACCAAGATGGCCCTGAAGTTCGTCAACAAGAGCAAGACGAAGCTGAAGAACTTCCTGCGGGAGTTCAGCATCACCAACACGCTCTCCTCCAGCCCCTTCATCATCAAGGTCTTCGACGTGGTCTTCGAGACAGAGGACTGCTACGTCTTTGCTCAGGAGTATGCCCCAGGAGGGGACCTCTTCGACATCATCCCCCCACAG GTGGGGCTCCCCGAGGACATGGTGAAGCGCTGCGTGCAGCAGCTGGGCCTGGCGCTGGACTACATGCACAGCAAGAGCCTGGTGCACCGGGACATCAAACCGGAGAACGTGCTGCTCTTCGACCGCGACTGCCGCCGCGTCAAACTGGCCGACTTCGGCATGACCCGCAAGGTGGGCTGCCGGGTGAAGCGCATCAGCGGCACCATCCCCTACACGGCGCCCGAGGTGTGCCAGGCCGGCCGCGCAGAGGGCTTCGCCGTGGACACCAGCATCGACGTCTGGGCCTTCGGGGTGCTCATCTTCTGCGTCCTCACCGGGAACTTCCCCTGGGAGGCGGCGGCCGCCTCCGACACCTTCTTCGAGGAGTTCGTGCGGTGGCAGAAGGGCCGCCTGGCGGGGCTGCCCTCGCAGTGGCGGCGCTTCACGGACAGCGCGCTGCGCATGTTCCAGCGCCTGCTGGCCCTCGACCCCGAGAAGCGCTGCCCCGTCAAGGAGGTCTTCTACTTCATCAAGTACGACCTGATGGCCGAGGTGCGCCGCCGGCCCTCCTACCGCTCCCGCAAGCACGCCGGGGACAAGCTGCCCGCCGGGCCGCACCGCCACGAGCCCACCGCCTCCTGCACGCCCACCCCGCTCAAGAGGACCATCCTGACCGACGGCCCCGGCACGCGGCTCAACGGCCCCGAGCCCAGCGCGGCCTCGTCCGGCCCGGCCGGCAGGACAGACGGACGGCAGGACAAGGGCAAGGGGCAGATGGTGCTGGCCACAGCGATAGAGATCTGTGTCTGA
- the SBK1 gene encoding serine/threonine-protein kinase SBK1 isoform X2, giving the protein MDSFCFVCFQKEELQPLHLHSTAMSAGSIEQEPSRKLACCGVPLITEDMQSLAIRTLSGTDINKHYDLIRELGKGTYGKVDLVSHKSTGTKMALKFVNKSKTKLKNFLREFSITNTLSSSPFIIKVFDVVFETEDCYVFAQEYAPGGDLFDIIPPQVGLPEDMVKRCVQQLGLALDYMHSKSLVHRDIKPENVLLFDRDCRRVKLADFGMTRKVGCRVKRISGTIPYTAPEVCQAGRAEGFAVDTSIDVWAFGVLIFCVLTGNFPWEAAAASDTFFEEFVRWQKGRLAGLPSQWRRFTDSALRMFQRLLALDPEKRCPVKEVFYFIKYDLMAEVRRRPSYRSRKHAGDKLPAGPHRHEPTASCTPTPLKRTILTDGPGTRLNGPEPSAASSGPAGRTDGRQDKGKGQMVLATAIEICV; this is encoded by the exons CACAGCCATGAGTGCCGGATCGATCGAGCAGGAGCCGTCGCGCAAGCTGGCGTGCTGCGGGGTGCCGCTCATCACCGAAGACATGCAGTCGTTGGCCATCCGCACCCTCTCGGGCACCGACATCAACAAACACTACGACCTCATCCGCGAGCTCGGCAAGGGCACCTACGGCAAGGTGGACCTGGTGTCCCACAAAAGCACAG GCACCAAGATGGCCCTGAAGTTCGTCAACAAGAGCAAGACGAAGCTGAAGAACTTCCTGCGGGAGTTCAGCATCACCAACACGCTCTCCTCCAGCCCCTTCATCATCAAGGTCTTCGACGTGGTCTTCGAGACAGAGGACTGCTACGTCTTTGCTCAGGAGTATGCCCCAGGAGGGGACCTCTTCGACATCATCCCCCCACAG GTGGGGCTCCCCGAGGACATGGTGAAGCGCTGCGTGCAGCAGCTGGGCCTGGCGCTGGACTACATGCACAGCAAGAGCCTGGTGCACCGGGACATCAAACCGGAGAACGTGCTGCTCTTCGACCGCGACTGCCGCCGCGTCAAACTGGCCGACTTCGGCATGACCCGCAAGGTGGGCTGCCGGGTGAAGCGCATCAGCGGCACCATCCCCTACACGGCGCCCGAGGTGTGCCAGGCCGGCCGCGCAGAGGGCTTCGCCGTGGACACCAGCATCGACGTCTGGGCCTTCGGGGTGCTCATCTTCTGCGTCCTCACCGGGAACTTCCCCTGGGAGGCGGCGGCCGCCTCCGACACCTTCTTCGAGGAGTTCGTGCGGTGGCAGAAGGGCCGCCTGGCGGGGCTGCCCTCGCAGTGGCGGCGCTTCACGGACAGCGCGCTGCGCATGTTCCAGCGCCTGCTGGCCCTCGACCCCGAGAAGCGCTGCCCCGTCAAGGAGGTCTTCTACTTCATCAAGTACGACCTGATGGCCGAGGTGCGCCGCCGGCCCTCCTACCGCTCCCGCAAGCACGCCGGGGACAAGCTGCCCGCCGGGCCGCACCGCCACGAGCCCACCGCCTCCTGCACGCCCACCCCGCTCAAGAGGACCATCCTGACCGACGGCCCCGGCACGCGGCTCAACGGCCCCGAGCCCAGCGCGGCCTCGTCCGGCCCGGCCGGCAGGACAGACGGACGGCAGGACAAGGGCAAGGGGCAGATGGTGCTGGCCACAGCGATAGAGATCTGTGTCTGA